The following are encoded together in the Scomber scombrus chromosome 7, fScoSco1.1, whole genome shotgun sequence genome:
- the LOC133983948 gene encoding sialic acid-binding Ig-like lectin 5, with the protein MMFVLFWATLLFSLRGSNADEGASVRQKQDCPVPGYCITLTEGEITAEAGLCVVIPCSFTTPDTFTPQHIIWSKCEPSKKCSESYIIFHTYKNNTKVQPQFRGRVSLLETNLSQKTCSIVFNDLTESDSGSYQLRVIGRTDGLTFPQKATISVKALSQKPTVMVPPLTEGQQTTLTCTAPGLCSGSVPTITWTWRGREENTTEITGNLTERKTENLTAVIQRHSSTLTFNASAEHHGTQLTCKVGFTGDTATEETVTLNVTYVKEIKVTGNTSLKEGETLNLSCSVESFPPSSIMWTKLSNKTNGRETNLQNASLIINNVTAEHAGRYICTVNHVDNTLTLHADVTVARFAKILKGSGCVAQSTALTCVCISQGVPLPTIKWPLMENHTEYSVITAVSNHTVNSTITLPVTDHRNTAVECVTSNGNGEAKENLTIQKHSPKKEGQSTGLLSIVSRLDIIIAFLIGVLLTTTLCCLAKKCHRKKQKSSGSLDGTLEMVTAQEDPLIHPDQAVQDNQTHHQEAPKDGAEGVERGAPDLDSGAEDVEYASIDFSVLKRRSLRGAAKKQETTETEYTEIKREEKVERQDNDGEPDEMLECKEEEEAMAEEDEEIKHCVAKEEEVEDVALYSNVKDIMDEM; encoded by the exons ATGATGTTTGTTCTCTTCTGGGCAACTCTGCTCTTCTCTCTGAGAGGCAGCAATGCTGATGAAG GTGCATCAGTGAGGCAAAAACAAGATTGTCCTGTTCCAGGATACTGTATCACTCTTACTGAAGGAGAAATAACAGCAGAAGCTGGACTCTGTGTTGTGATACCATGCTCTTTCACAACTCCTGATACCTTTACACCCCAACATATAATTTGGTCCAAATGTGAACCATCTAAAAAATGTAGTGAGTCTTATATAATATTCCACACATACAAGAACAACACAAAAGTTCAGCCTCAGTTCAGAGGACGAGTGTCACTGTTGGAGACGAACCTGAGTCAAAAAACCTGCAGCATCGTCTTCAATGACCTCACTGAGTCAGATTCTGGATCATATCAGCTCAGAGTTATTGGGAGGACGGACGGATTGACATTCCCTCAAAAAGCGACCATTTCTGTTAAAG CTCTGAGTCAGAAGCCCACAGTGATGGTTCCTCCGCTGACAGAAGGACAGCAGACCACACTGACCTGCACTGCTCCTGGTCTGTGCTCTGGATCAGTTCCTACAATCACCTGGAcgtggagaggaagagaagagaacaccactgaaataacaggaaatctaacagagagaaaaactgagAATCTAACTGCTGTCATTCAGAGACACAGCTCAACTTTGACCTTTAATGCTTCAGCTGAACACCACGGCACCCAGCTCACCTGTAAGGTCGGCTTCACAGGTGACACAGCTACAGAGGAGACAGTGACTCTAAATGTGACCT ATGTGAAAGAAATTAAAGTCACTGGGAATACAAGTCTGAAGGAAGGTGAGACCCTGAATCTGAGCTGCAGTGTAGAAAGCTTCCCTCCATCTTCCATCATGTGGACTAAACTCtccaacaaaacaaatggaagagaaactaatctTCAGAACG CCAGTCTTATCATCAATAATGTGACAGCAGAACACGCTGGACGTTACATCTGTACAGTAAATCATGTGGACAATACTCTGACTCTACATGCTGATGTAACTGTGGCTC GGTTTGCAAAGATCCTAAAAGGCTCTGGATGTGTGGCTCAGTCGACAgctctgacctgtgtgtgtatcagtcaGGGGGTTCCCTTACCCACCATCAAATGGCCGCTGATGGAAAACCACACTGAGTACTCTGTCATTACCGCTGTGTCAAACCACACAGTCAACAGCACCATCACCCTGCCTGTAACAGACCACAGAAACACTGCTGTTGAGTGTGTCACCAGTAATGGAAATGGAGAAGCAAAAGAAAACCTCACCATCCAAAAACACTCaccaaaaaaagaag GTCAATCCACAGGATTACTAAGCATTGTCTCACGGCTGGACATCATCATTGCATTTTTGATTGGGGTACTTCTTACAACAACCCTTTGCTGTTTAGCAAAGAAATGCCATAG aaaaaagcagaagagCTCTGGAAGTCTAGATGGGACCCTGGAGATGGTGACGGCCCAGGAGGATCCtctg ATACATCCTGATCAAGCTGTGCAAGATAATCAAACTCACCACCAAGAGGCACCAAAAGATGGAGCTGAAGGAGTGGAGAGAGGAGCCCCTGATCTCGACAGTGGAGCAGAAGATGTGGAGTACGCCAGCATTGACTTCTCCGTGTTGAAAAGAAGAAGTCTCAGGGGGGCAGCAAAGAAGCAAGAAACCACGGAGACAGAGTACACAGAAattaagagagaagaaaaagtggAAAGGcaagacaatgatggagagccGGATGAAATGTTGGAGTgcaaagaagaggaggaggccatggcagaggaggatgaggagataAAACATTGTGTGGCcaaagaggaagaagtggaGGATGTGGCGTTGTATTCCAATGTGAAGGATATAATGGACGAGATGTGA
- the LOC133983949 gene encoding sialic acid-binding Ig-like lectin 16 encodes MFVLFWAAFLLSVSCSIADTGESVKGKPTCDDKGYCITLTEGEITAEAGLCVVIPCAFSAADAFTVKNIIWFQCNQSEAKCGSKKIFTSKSIKKQTGRVSLLEPDDLSKKNCSIIINDLTESDSGSYQFRVNGERKSGFTFSPKATISVTALSQKPTVMVPPLTEGQQITLTCTAPGLCSGSVPTITWTWRGRGENTTEITGNLTERKTENLTAVTQRHSSTLTFNASAEHHGTQVTCKVGFTGDTATEETLTLNVTYVKEIKFTANRSLEEGETLNLTCSVESFPPSSIMWTKLSNKTNGRETNLQNGTETDLQTDTETASLIINNVTAEHAGQYICTAKHLNNSVTKEVDVTVKYMRKPEITGDVIVKEGGTLNLTCNAESFPPSLITWSKLGLNTSLHSKIDVDLQNDTGLSTLIIPNVTTEHSGRYICTVKHVDNTLTLHADVTVARFAKILKDSGCVAQSTVLTCVCISQGVPLPTIKWPLIENHTGYSVITTVSNHTVNSTITLPVTDHRNTAVECISSNGNGEAKENLTIQKLSPKKEGQSTGLLSIVSRLDIIIAFLIGVLLTTTLCCLAKKCHRKKQKSSGSLDGTLEMVTAQEDPLIHPDQAVQDNQTHHQEAPKDGAEGVERGAPDLDGAAKDVEYASIDFSVLKRRSLRGAAKKQETTETEYTEIKREEKVERQDNDGEPDEMLECKEEEAAMAEDDEEIKHCVAKEEEVEDVALYSNVKDIMDEM; translated from the exons ATGTTTGTTCTCTTCTGGGCggctttcctcctctctgtgagCTGCAGCATTGCTGACACAG GTGAATCAGTGAAGGGAAAACCAACCTGCGATGACAAAGGATACTGTATCACTCTTACTGAAGGAGAAATAACAGCAGAGGCTGGACTCTGTGTTGTGATACCGTGCGctttctctgctgctgatgccttcactgtcaaaaacataatttggtTCCAATGTAATCAAAGTGAAGCAAAATGTGGTTCTAAGAAAATATTTACAAGTAAAAGCATCAAAAAACAGACAGGACGGGTGTCACTGTTGGAGCCTGACGACTTGAGTAAGAAGAATTgcagcatcatcatcaatgACCTCACTGAGTCAGACTCTGGATCATATCAATTCAGAGTTAATGGTGAAAGGAAGAGTGGATTCACCTTCTCTCCTAAAGCAACTATTTCTGTTACAG CTCTGAGTCAGAAGCCCACAGTGATGGTTCCTCCGCTGACAGAAGGACAGCAGATCACACTGACCTGCACTGCTCCTGGTCTCTGCTCTGGATCAGTTCCTACAATCACCTGGAcatggagaggaagaggagagaacaccactgaaataacaggaaatctaacagagagaaaaactgagAATCTAACTGCTGTCACTCAGAGACACAGCTCAACTTTGACCTTTAATGCTTCAGCTGAACACCACGGCACCCAGGTCACCTGTAAGGTCGGCTTCACAGGTGACACAGCTACAGAGGAGACATTGACTCTGAATGTGACCT ATGtgaaagaaattaaatttaCTGCAAATAGAAGTCTGGAGGAAGGTGAGACTCTGAATCTGACCTGCAGTGTTGAAAGCTTCCCTCCGTCTTCCATCATGTGGACTAAACTCtccaacaaaacaaatggaagagaaactaatctTCAGAACGGCACAGAAACTGACCTGCAGACTGACACTGAAACAGCCAGTCTTATCATCAATAATGTGACAGCAGAACACGCTGGACAGTACATCTGTACagcaaaacatttgaataaCTCCGTGACAAAAGAAGTTGACGTAACAGTGAAAT ATATGAGGAAACCTGAAATCACTGGGGATGTAATTGTTAAAGAAGGCGGCACTCTGAATCTGACCTGCAATGCTGAAAGTTTTCCTCCATCTCTGATCACATGGTCTAAACTTGGCCTCAACACAAGTCTCCACAGTAAAATCGATGTTGACCTGCAGAACGACACTGGACTTTCCACACTTATCATCCCTAATGTGACAACAGAACACTCTGGACGTTACATCTGCACTGTAAAACATGTGGACAATACTCTGACTCTACATGCTGATGTAACTGTGGCTC GGTTTGCAAAGATCCTAAAAGACTCTGGATGTGTGGCTCAGTCGACAgttctgacctgtgtgtgtatcagtcaGGGCGTTCCCTTACCCACCATCAAATGGCCGCTGATAGAAAACCACACTGGGTACTCTGTCATTACCACTGTGTCAAACCACACAGTCAACAGCACCATCACCCTGCCTGTAACAGACCACAGAAACACTGCTGTTGAGTGTATCAGCAGTAATGGAAATGGAGAAGCAAAAGAAAACCTCACCATCCAGAAACTCTCgccaaaaaaagaag GTCAATCCACAGGATTACTAAGCATTGTCTCACGGCTGGACATCATCATTGCATTTTTGATTGGGGTACTTCTTACAACAACCCTTTGCTGTTTGGCAAAGAAATGCCATAG aaaaaagcagaagagCTCTGGAAGTCTAGATGGGACCCTGGAGATGGTGACGGCCCAGGAGGATCCtctg ATACATCCTGATCAAGCAGTGCAAGATAATCAAACTCACCACCAAGAGGCACCAAAAGATGGAGCTGAAGGAGTGGAGAGAGGAGCCCCTGATCTCGACGGTGCAGCAAAAGACGTGGAGTACGCCAGCATTGACTTCTCCGTGTTGAAAAGAAGAAGTCTCAGGGGGGCAGCAAAGAAGCAAGAAACCACGGAGACAGAGTACACAGAAattaagagagaagaaaaagtggAAAGGcaagacaatgatggagagccGGATGAAATGTTGGAGTGCAAAGAAGAGGAGGCGGCCATGGCAGAGGACGATGAGGAGATAAAACATTGTGTGGCcaaagaggaagaagtggaGGATGTGGCGTTGTATTCCAATGTGAAGGATATAATGGACGAGATGTGA